A stretch of DNA from Halobacillus litoralis:
AAAGCGCGTAATCATTTAAGGAAGCCGGCATTTGTCGGCTTTCTTTTTCCTTGAAAGGAGCATCAACACCATGAAAGAAATCATGATCATTCGCCCTGAAAAAGAAATTGGCATGGGATGTTGTGGAGGAATATGCAGCGATGACGATGGTTTCATTGACATGAAGGAAGAGTTTAAGCACCACGACCAGGACCGTGAAAAATTAGGAGAGTGGTATAGAGAAAACCAGACGGAAGGGGTGCATGTGGATTATGTAGATCCAAGGAATCTCCTGGCCATACTCGTATATTTTATCAAGCATGTAAAGAGAGGACATATATCCATTTGGAGTGCGTTGCGGTCGATCTTTTTTCGAATGGGTTACAATAGTTTGTTCATTAATGGCAGATGGATAGAAAATAAGGAGGGAGAGGCATGGAGAAAAAGTTTTCGTTAAAGCGGTTATTTGAGTTTTATGATGAAGTGTTAAGCCTCCCTCACAAACAGGAAATTGCCAGGGAACTGAGGGATGAGGATGATCTCTTTTTACTTCTTGTGTATTCAGACATGTTAGGAATACCGAATCCAGCTTTTTATTATACATTAGAACTGTATCCGCACATTATTGAAAAGTTTCACGACTGGCATTTGCGAATGGGGATGGAAAAGTCTCCGCTCGATGGCATTCGTTGTTGTTAGAGGAGGAGTAGAATGAAAGGTTTGCATGAGAATAAGGTTATTTTTGTGGGTGGAAAAGGAGGAGTAGGAAAGTCAACATCCTCTGCTTCCCTTGCTGTTGCGCTTGCAAAAGAAGGACATCGGATCCTTGTGGTATCTACCGACCCTGCCCATAACCTTGGAGATATATTTCATGAAAAAGTCAATCATGAGAAAACAGCATTAATGGAAAACCTCTGGGGAATTGAAATCGATCCCGTTCATGAATCTAAGCGATACATTTCCGGTGTGAAAGATAATTTAGAAGGCCTTGTGAAATCAAAAATGGTGGAAGAGGTTCACAGACAGATTGATATGGCTAGTGCTTCTCCGGGGGCGGATGAAGCGGCTCTGTTTGATCGTCTCATTTCTATCATTCTTGAAGAATCGGAGCATTTTGACAAGATCGTATTTGATACAGCGCCAACAGGGCATACGATCCGTTTATTGACGCTGCCGGAACTAATGAGTGTTTGGATCGATGGAATGCTTGAACGCAGAAAAAAGATTAACGACAACTACACACAGCTGCTGAATGATGGGGATCCAGTTGATGATCCTATTTACGATGTGCTGCAGCGTAGGAAAGAAAAATTTGCGGCCGTAAGGGAAATAATCCTTGATCCAGATCAAACTGGTTTTGTATTTGTACTGATCCCGGAACGGCTTCCCATTCTTGAAACCGAACAGGCGATTCGTAAATTGAAACAGCATGACTTGATTGTGAAGACTTTGATCATCAATAAAGTTTTGCCCGATTACGCAGACGGTGAATTTCTTGCCAAGAGACGGAAACAGGAAGAAACATATCTAGAGGAAATTAGAGAGAAATTCAAAGAACAACAGTTAATTCAAATCCCATTATTTGAAGAAGACGTTTCCGATATGAACAAACTAAAAACCTTCTCAAACAACCTGAGTGACGGCGTAAAGGCACCGTGATTATTTTGATTTCCATATTATGTATGACCTGGTACGCCAAATATATCCATTTGAACAGAAGAAAACGCACAGTCAGCTTGTATTTGCTTGACTGTGCGCTTTTTCATTTGGGGTGACAAAAGATTTCTTCAGCCATATTCTCGATTTCCATCTTCGCAGCATAAGGATACCGCGCAGCCATTCGTCGACGATGAACCCCGATCCAAATTCCAATCAACCCGTAAGCAAAGTGTAGACCGAAAATCCAGGCGATGGTCACTTGAATTCCCCACATCGATAGGATTCCCACGATGACAGGAAAGCGGACATCGCCAGCGGCTCTTAGTGAGTTGATGACGACAAGGTTGAAAGCTCGTCCCGGCTCAAGTAGAACCGTCAGCATCAACAGGATACCACCTGTTGTTAAGATAGTGGGATCGTCTGTAAAGAGACCCAGCAAGAAGTCGCTGGAAAAATAGAAGACGACCGCAACAGATAAAGAGATGACAATGGCAAACTGTAAGCTCCGGATACATTGCCGGTAAGCTTTCTCGGTCTCTTTTGCGCCGATGTAATGGCCAATCAATATTTGCGTTCCCTGCCCGATAGCAATAGAGCATAAAAAAAATGAACATCATCAGGTTTTGAGCATAGACTTTTGTCGTGATCGCTGTCGCTCCCATTTGTGCGACAAAATAGGTGATGACCATCTGACTGGCATTGTATGAGAGCTGCTCGCCGGCAGATGGTACACCGATATGAAGCAGATTTTTAATATGAGCTTTTTCATAGTGATAAAAAGATCGCCAGGGCAGGTCGCCGGCCACACGTTTGATGAGCAGTAATAGGAGAACAATAAACCCGAAAGCTCTCGAAATCGCTGTTACATACGCGACACCTTCTACGCCAAAGACGGGAAGACCGAATGGTCCGAAAATGACAAAGTAGTTACCGATGACGTTCAGGATATTCATGCCGATTGTCACATACATCGGATCTTTCGTGTGACCATAACTTCTAAGCAGCGCTCCAATGGTCATCAGCATGGCCTGAACAAAAATAAGTCCGCCGACAATGTTCATGTAGTCCTTGGCGTCTCCCATTAAAGAGGAAGGCAAATCCATCACATTCAGGATCTGTTCGCTAAATACAAAGAGGCCCAAACTGAGAAGGAGCGAGAACCATAAATTGACACTGAGTGACGTAACCGATATGCTTCCCGCCTCTTTCTTTTGTTCGGCACCAAGGTTTTGAGCGACTAAGATAGCCGCACCCGTCGCCACGAACCCGAACATCACAATTACGACGGAAAGGATTTGGTTCGAGACCCCGACGGCCGCTACGGCATCGTCGGAGTATTGACTGAGCATGAGTGTATCCGCGTTACCCATCAACATGTGGAGCAGAACTTCAATGAAGATCGGCCATGTGAGGGCGAACAGCGTCATTTTTTTAGCTTGAGTCATGGAAAGACTCCTCTACATTACTTTTTCTCCAAAATTATATATCCAGATGGGCTTAAAGATGTTCTTTCCCCTTGAAGTGTGGAGTTTTTGTCACTGTCCACGATTCTTGATGATGATGTGCCCTCTATAGAAAGGGAGTCGGAGGAAAGGTTGATTAAGAACAAAAGAGTCTGTTCATCAGACCTTTTTTCATAGGCAAGGACTTGATCCCCGTAATCAATGAATGAGAACCTGCCGTGGTTACCAAATGCTGGCTCTGATTTTCGAAGGCTGATCAACTTCTGTATAAAGGAGAACAACTCCTGATCTTGATCCTCTTCTTCCCATATCATGCATTTTCGGCAGCCAGGGTCTTGTCCGCCTGTCATGCCTATTTCATCTCCGTAATATATGCAAGGGGTCCCTTCATAAGAAAGCTGGAAAAGGTACATCAATTGAGCTGCCTTTTTATCTCCATCAGCATAGGTCAGGACTCTAGGGGTGTCATGACTGTCGAGAAGGTTAAACGCGACTTCATTCACCGATACAGGATACATATGCTGGACATGGGACAGCACATTCTTAAATTGTTCCATCCCGATTTTTTTCTTAGCAAAAAAGTCGATGACTGCGTTTGTGAACGGGTAGTTCATGACCGCATCGAACTGATCGCCTTGCAGCCAGGGCATCGAGTCATGCCAGATTTCCCCGAGAATATAAGCGTCCGCTTTTGCTTCCTTGACGGTTTGACGGAATTCTCTCCAGAAAGCATGGTCTACTTCATTCGCAACATCCAGCCGCCATCCATCAATATCAAACTCTTCAATCCAATAGCGAGCGACTTTCAGAAGGTAGTCTTTGACTTCAGGGTTTTCTGTATTGAGCTTCGGCATGCTGGATACATAAGCGAAAGCGTCGTAGTTCGGGAGAGGATCTGTGATGACTTTGTCTCCTCTTAAATGGAACCAGTCCGCATATTCGGAATCGATTCCATTTTTTAGTACGTCCTGAAACGGTTCGAAGTAGTAACCGCTATGATTGAAAACGGCGTCCAACATGACCCGGATGCCGCGTTTATGACACTCTTTCACGAGCTTGCGGAAGGTTGCTTTATCCCCGAATTGCGGGTCGATTTCCATGTAGTCGATCGTGTCATATTTATGATTGGAATGGGCCTTGAATATCGGTGTGAAATAAATGCCGTTGATGCCGAGTTTTTCAAGGTGATCGAGATGATCCATGACGCCTTGAAAATCCCCTCCAAAAAAGTTCGTTGGAGATGGAGCTTTACTTCCCCATGCCAAGGTCCCATCAGGATCCAGGGAGGCATCTCCGTGCGCGAACCGTTCAGGGAAAATTTGATACCATACCGTATCCTTAACCCACTCAGGTGCCTGAAAGACGTCGATGCTGTTCAAGAACGGGAAGCAGAAGTGATAAGCGGTATCATCTAATGGAACCTCGTCATAAAAGCCTTTTTCGGTGAAGACGGTTTTCTCTTTTCCGTCCTGCAGTAAAAAGGAGTAGCGGAGTCTGCGGAAGGGTGGTTCTAATGTTGCAAACCAATAGTCGAAAAGTTCGTCAGAGCCGGATTTCTGCATGGGCTTTTGTTCGGCCTGCCACTGTCCATCGGCCCAGTTGTAAGGATCTCCGTGGATGAGTTGGACAGCATCGATATCCTCTTTTTTTGTTCGTAAACGAATGTGGATGGTCTTCTCATTATACGCGTAAGCATAGTTATTCTTCGGTCTGTGGTAGACGGCTTCTTTGAACATGATTATTCATCCTTTCTGAACAAGCGTTTGCACATAAATATACCTTTCTATTAAATAAAACTATAGAAGAAAGAAGGCGAAGTCAATGGAAATGTGAAAGCGTTAACGTACTGTTATAGATAGTGAAATATATTTTTACTATTTTATAAGAAAACGCTTGCAAATAAATTTCTAGTTTGTATAATTAGAATCAAGATGTGTGCAATCGGTTTCACAAGATTGCGTGGCATATCCATTAGGAAACTATTAGGGGGAGTTAAGTATGAAAAAGTGGTTGAGCTTATTGTTTATCGCTTTTCTTACGGTTGCGATGCTGGCTGCTTGTGCGCCGGATCGTGAAGAGGAAGCGAGTGGAGGAGAGTCTAGTAGTGATGATACATCTTCTGAATCCTCAGAAGACGGCATGCCAGAAAAACCTGAAAAGCTGGTCGTTTGGGAAGACAAAGAAAAAGGTGTCGGCCTAGAGCCTGCGATTGCTAGTTTCGAAGAGGAACATGGCATTAAAGTAGAATTCAAAGAGTTGGATATGGCGTCGAAAATGGGAGAACAGCTTCGTCTTGATGGACCGGCTGGGACAGGCCCTGACGTATTGACATTGCCACATGATCAGATCGGTCAAATGGCTATTGAAGGCCTGCTTTCTCCGGTTGAAGTGGATAGTTCTGTGACAGATCTTTATACAGAAGCTTCCATCCAAGCACAAACATACGATGGAAACCTATACGGACTTCCAAAGTCTACTGAAACTCCGGTTTTCATTTATAACAAAGAACATATGACAGAAGTACCTGAAAACTTTGATGAACTATTCGAGTTCTCGAAAGAATTTAATAATGGCGATCAATATGGTTTCTTAGCTCTATGGGATAATTTCTACTTCGGAAACTCCATCATGGCTGGTTACGGTGGGTATGTATTCGGTGAAGATGGAGGAGCTTTGAATCCTCAAGACCTTGGGTTGAGTAACGAAGGCGCTGTCGAAGGTGCCCAGTACATCCAAAAATGGTATGAGGAAGTCTTCCCATCCGGAATCGTTGGTGAAAGCGGAGGATCTGCGAAAGACGGCCTTTTCCAAGAAGGTAACGTTGCTGCCATGATGGACGGCCCATGGGCGTACCAGGGATTGAACGAAGCGGGAATCGACTATGGTGTTGCACCACTTCCGAAGCTTCCAAATGGTGAATATCCACAAACGTTTGTGGGTGTGAAAGGCTGGCACTTGTCTGCTGCTTCTGAAAACAAAGAGTGGGCGACAGAGTTGATCAAGTGGATCACAAACGAAGAAAACGCGAAAATCCGTTATGAAGAAACGAATGAAATCCCTCCAGTGAAGTCCTTGATTGAGGATCCAATCATTGCCGATAACGAGAAAGCACGTGCGGTTGCTGTTCAATCTGAGCGTGCAGTTCCAATGCCGAACATCCCTGAAATGGGAGAAGTTTGGGAGCCGATGGCACAAGCTTTACAAGTTGTAGCGACTGGTAAAGCTCAGCCGGAAGATGCGTTGACGGAAGCACAGGAAACGATCAAGACACAAATTGAGTTGAATCACTCAGGAAACTAAGATCGGGCAGAGCCATACCCGTCTGTCGGGTATGGCTTTTCCTTATCAATGAAAAGTCTTATAAAAGTGCTGGATAGTTAGAAAGGAGATTGAACATGGGGGAACGTCAACCGAAGTCCAACTATGAGGGAAAGCATCGTCCATCGAAGAAAAATAAGAAACAAGATCCTCATGGGATGACCAATCATCGTAAGATTGCTTTAGCGCTCTCGATCATTCATGGTTTTGGACAGTTTTATAATAAACAGTGGCTGAAAGGTTCCGCTTTTTTCATTTTAATGGCCTCTTTTTTCATCGCCTTTTCCGACTTGCTGCAGTTCGGATTTTGGGGTCTATTTACGCTTGGAACCGATCCCAATTACGATCATTCCATCGTTTTGCTCGTAGAAGGAATATTGACTCTGATCGTCACCATTTTGGGATTAGGCGTCTATGCATTTAACTTAAGAGATGCTTTTAAAGTGGGAAAACAAAGAGACCTGAATGAAGCACCAAACTCTGTCAGGCAACAGTATCAAAACCTGGTAGGTGGAGGATTCCCTTACCTGATGATGACGCCTGGCTTCCTGTTGCTTGTATTCGTCGTCATTTTTCCGATCTTATTCGTTGTTTTATTATCATTTACAAACTATGACTTGTATCATTCGCCACCTGCGAATCTCGTCGATTGGGTAGGATTCCAAAACTTTATCGAGATTTTCAACATTCCAATCTGGCGTGATACGTTCTTTAGTGTATTGGCCTGGACGGTTATTTGGACGTTTGGTGCTACGACTTTGCAAATTGCGCTCGGTATTTTCCTTGCCGTACTGATGAATCAGAAGGGAATCATCCTTCAAAAGACCATCCGTACGATTTTCATTTTACCGTGGGCGGTTCCTGCGTTCGTATCTATTCTAGTTTTCGCCGGAATGTTCAACGAAACATTCGGTACCATCAACCGTGATATCCTGGCTGCCTTCGGGCTTGGGGATATTCCTTGGCTGACAAATCCGACGTATACGAAAATTGCTTTGATCATGATCCAGACGTGGCTTGGGTTCCCGTTCATTTTTGCGATGGTTACGGGTGTATTGCAGTCGATTCCTAATGAATTGTATGAGGCCGCTGATGTTGACGGCGCTTCAATTTTCCAGAAATTCAGAAGCATTACGTTGCCGCTCGTGTTGTATGCAACAGCACCGATCATGATTACTCAGTACACGTTCAACTTCAATAACTTTAATGTCATCTTCCTCTTCAATGGAGGAGGTCCGGCGGTTCCAAACCAGAATGCGGGGGGAACCGATATCTTGATTTCCTGGATCTACAACTTGACGATGACATCTGCCCAATACGGAAAAGCGGCAGCGATTACCATGATCCTGTCCTTGATCGTCATTACCGTAGCCTTGTGGCAGTTCAGAAGAACGAAATCATTCCAAGAAGAGGATATGATGTAATATGAAAAATAACAAACGCATCCTACAGCTGACGTTTTCGTATATAGTGATTCTGGTTATGGTCACGATCATCCTATACCCGATTCTATGGATTGTCGGATCATCCTTTAACCCGGGGAACAGCTTGTCAGGTTCCTCGATCATTCCTGAAAATGCAACGTTGAAACACTATAAAGAATTGTTCGACCCAGCACAGAGCGACTATCTGATCTGGTATTGGAACACGATTAAGATCTGTGTTCTGACGATGCTGTTCTCCGTGGCGCTTGTGTGTATGACGGCTTATTCATTCTCAAGGTTCCGTTTCGTTGGTCGTAAAAATGGTTTGATGACTTTCTTGATTCTGCAAATGATCCCGAACTTTGCTGCCTTGATTGCTATTTATGCTTTAGCGAACTTGACGGGCTTGCTTGATACCCACCTAGCGTTGATTCTCGTTTACACAGGTGGAGCGATTCCAATGAATACGTACTTGATGAAAGGGTATTTGGATACCATCCCTAAAGAGCTGGACGAGTCGGCTCGTATGGACGGTGCAGGGAACTTCCGTATTTTCTGGCAGATTGTTATGCCACTTGCAAAGCCGATGATTGCGGTTATCTGCCTGTTTACGTTCATTACACCGTTCACAGATTTCATCCTGGCCCGTATTCTGCTGCGTTCGGAAGATAAATTCACACTCGCAGTAGGACTTTATGAAATGATTGCCGATCAGTTCGGGAATGAGTTCACACTGTTTGCTGCCGGTTCTGTATTGATTGCGGTGCCGATTTCCTTGCTTTTCTTATCCTTACAGAAATATTTCGTTACTGGATTGACAGCAGGGGGGACGAAGGGATAACCTTGAAGACATATGTATGGAAGGAGAAGCGGAGCAGCCCTCCGGTTCTCCTTTTTTAATAAAAGAGAGATGAAAGCGTCCACATGATACAATGAACATAGTATGCAAATAGAAGGTGAAAGTTATGGCGGTAACCATTAAAGAAGTGGCCAAAGCGGCAGGGGTAGCTCCTTCCACCGTGTCCCGTGTCATTGCAGACCATCCAAGAATAAGCCCGGCTACGAAAAAACGAGTGAAAAAAGCCATGAAAGAGATGGGGTACCATCCGAATGCCAATGCAAGGAACCTGGCGAACCGTTCGACACAATCGCTCGGTGTTGTCATGCCTTCGAGCGCAGACAAAGCGCTTCAAAACCCCTTCTTTCCAGAGGTTTTGCGTGGAATCAGTGCGGTCGCTCATGAGCTTGATTACTCGATGCTCTTATGTACAGGAGAGACAGATGAAGAAATGCTTGAGGCCGTCAAGCGCATGGTGTTCAGTAATCGTACCGATGGCATTATTCTTCTTTATTCACAAGTGGATGATCCGATCATGGAATTTTTATTGGAACAGAATTTTCCTTTTGTCATCGTCGGAAAACCGGCGACACGTGTGGATGAAATTACGCACGTGGATAACGATAATATCCGGGCCGGTAAAGAAATTACCAATCATCTGATTGATATTGGACACGAACGCATTGCATTCATCGGTGGTTCTGAGGACCGTATTGTAACCATTGACCGTATGCGCGGGTATGAATTGGCTCTAGAAGAGGCTGGACTTTCGTACTTGGATGAGTACCGGATTCACACGGAATTCTTAAAATCCGGCGGACGTCAGGCGGTGCATGAGTTGTTCGCCCTTCCTAAACCACCGACAGGCATTGTGATCGCCGATGATCTCATGAGCATTGGTGTGGTGAACATGCTGGAGGAATTTGGGAAGCGCGTACCTGACGATATATCGATCGTCAGTTTCAACAATGTG
This window harbors:
- a CDS encoding LacI family DNA-binding transcriptional regulator; this translates as MAVTIKEVAKAAGVAPSTVSRVIADHPRISPATKKRVKKAMKEMGYHPNANARNLANRSTQSLGVVMPSSADKALQNPFFPEVLRGISAVAHELDYSMLLCTGETDEEMLEAVKRMVFSNRTDGIILLYSQVDDPIMEFLLEQNFPFVIVGKPATRVDEITHVDNDNIRAGKEITNHLIDIGHERIAFIGGSEDRIVTIDRMRGYELALEEAGLSYLDEYRIHTEFLKSGGRQAVHELFALPKPPTGIVIADDLMSIGVVNMLEEFGKRVPDDISIVSFNNVYLSEITRPPLTTVDIHIHGLGSQAAKCLIEKVKNKEEPAKRIIVPFDIKYRSSTKRNQTTAGRLTFRLWFFCWKEKSCTVIM
- a CDS encoding cory-CC-star protein, whose product is MEKKFSLKRLFEFYDEVLSLPHKQEIARELRDEDDLFLLLVYSDMLGIPNPAFYYTLELYPHIIEKFHDWHLRMGMEKSPLDGIRCC
- a CDS encoding carbohydrate ABC transporter permease; the protein is MTNHRKIALALSIIHGFGQFYNKQWLKGSAFFILMASFFIAFSDLLQFGFWGLFTLGTDPNYDHSIVLLVEGILTLIVTILGLGVYAFNLRDAFKVGKQRDLNEAPNSVRQQYQNLVGGGFPYLMMTPGFLLLVFVVIFPILFVVLLSFTNYDLYHSPPANLVDWVGFQNFIEIFNIPIWRDTFFSVLAWTVIWTFGATTLQIALGIFLAVLMNQKGIILQKTIRTIFILPWAVPAFVSILVFAGMFNETFGTINRDILAAFGLGDIPWLTNPTYTKIALIMIQTWLGFPFIFAMVTGVLQSIPNELYEAADVDGASIFQKFRSITLPLVLYATAPIMITQYTFNFNNFNVIFLFNGGGPAVPNQNAGGTDILISWIYNLTMTSAQYGKAAAITMILSLIVITVALWQFRRTKSFQEEDMM
- a CDS encoding sugar ABC transporter permease, with the translated sequence MKNNKRILQLTFSYIVILVMVTIILYPILWIVGSSFNPGNSLSGSSIIPENATLKHYKELFDPAQSDYLIWYWNTIKICVLTMLFSVALVCMTAYSFSRFRFVGRKNGLMTFLILQMIPNFAALIAIYALANLTGLLDTHLALILVYTGGAIPMNTYLMKGYLDTIPKELDESARMDGAGNFRIFWQIVMPLAKPMIAVICLFTFITPFTDFILARILLRSEDKFTLAVGLYEMIADQFGNEFTLFAAGSVLIAVPISLLFLSLQKYFVTGLTAGGTKG
- a CDS encoding glycoside hydrolase family 13 protein, which codes for MFKEAVYHRPKNNYAYAYNEKTIHIRLRTKKEDIDAVQLIHGDPYNWADGQWQAEQKPMQKSGSDELFDYWFATLEPPFRRLRYSFLLQDGKEKTVFTEKGFYDEVPLDDTAYHFCFPFLNSIDVFQAPEWVKDTVWYQIFPERFAHGDASLDPDGTLAWGSKAPSPTNFFGGDFQGVMDHLDHLEKLGINGIYFTPIFKAHSNHKYDTIDYMEIDPQFGDKATFRKLVKECHKRGIRVMLDAVFNHSGYYFEPFQDVLKNGIDSEYADWFHLRGDKVITDPLPNYDAFAYVSSMPKLNTENPEVKDYLLKVARYWIEEFDIDGWRLDVANEVDHAFWREFRQTVKEAKADAYILGEIWHDSMPWLQGDQFDAVMNYPFTNAVIDFFAKKKIGMEQFKNVLSHVQHMYPVSVNEVAFNLLDSHDTPRVLTYADGDKKAAQLMYLFQLSYEGTPCIYYGDEIGMTGGQDPGCRKCMIWEEEDQDQELFSFIQKLISLRKSEPAFGNHGRFSFIDYGDQVLAYEKRSDEQTLLFLINLSSDSLSIEGTSSSRIVDSDKNSTLQGERTSLSPSGYIILEKK
- a CDS encoding ArsA family ATPase, whose amino-acid sequence is MKGLHENKVIFVGGKGGVGKSTSSASLAVALAKEGHRILVVSTDPAHNLGDIFHEKVNHEKTALMENLWGIEIDPVHESKRYISGVKDNLEGLVKSKMVEEVHRQIDMASASPGADEAALFDRLISIILEESEHFDKIVFDTAPTGHTIRLLTLPELMSVWIDGMLERRKKINDNYTQLLNDGDPVDDPIYDVLQRRKEKFAAVREIILDPDQTGFVFVLIPERLPILETEQAIRKLKQHDLIVKTLIINKVLPDYADGEFLAKRRKQEETYLEEIREKFKEQQLIQIPLFEEDVSDMNKLKTFSNNLSDGVKAP
- a CDS encoding extracellular solute-binding protein; translation: MKKWLSLLFIAFLTVAMLAACAPDREEEASGGESSSDDTSSESSEDGMPEKPEKLVVWEDKEKGVGLEPAIASFEEEHGIKVEFKELDMASKMGEQLRLDGPAGTGPDVLTLPHDQIGQMAIEGLLSPVEVDSSVTDLYTEASIQAQTYDGNLYGLPKSTETPVFIYNKEHMTEVPENFDELFEFSKEFNNGDQYGFLALWDNFYFGNSIMAGYGGYVFGEDGGALNPQDLGLSNEGAVEGAQYIQKWYEEVFPSGIVGESGGSAKDGLFQEGNVAAMMDGPWAYQGLNEAGIDYGVAPLPKLPNGEYPQTFVGVKGWHLSAASENKEWATELIKWITNEENAKIRYEETNEIPPVKSLIEDPIIADNEKARAVAVQSERAVPMPNIPEMGEVWEPMAQALQVVATGKAQPEDALTEAQETIKTQIELNHSGN